The Quercus robur chromosome 7, dhQueRobu3.1, whole genome shotgun sequence genome has a segment encoding these proteins:
- the LOC126690806 gene encoding proline-rich receptor-like protein kinase PERK1: MAEFSKQCFFMLIVLSLAVILTMPTNATEPTDPFELSLGSDTMPEDQSDELSSLANNTTPTNPIENSFAQAPDQTQYDSLSPQYSAPSPYAGDDPLSSAYQYNSPPPYIESLAPEYEYYSPSPSPSPYGEEEPLAPEYESDNSLSPEYASPPPPYFEAMAPETEGDGFYSPLEAPVPAPSMAMESDTDESSPKLPPATPFSYSAEDDAGVFEQEPEVSSRGNGGTLAGLIIGGVCIIGLGALVCKKRKDKKRSTQYKYLGKREELEIF, from the coding sequence ATGGCAGAATTCTCAAAACAATGTTTCTTTATGCTTATAGTCCTCTCATTAGCAGTAATTCTTACCATGCCAACAAATGCAACTGAACCTACAGACCCATTTGAGCTATCATTAGGCAGTGATACCATGCCTGAAGACCAATCTGATGAGCTCTCATCACTTGCAAATAACACCACACCTACAAACCCAATTGAAAATTCATTTGCTCAAGCTCCTGATCAAACCCAATATGACTCTCTCTCACCACAATACTCTGCTCCTTCCCCTTATGCAGGAGATGACCCACTCTCTTCAGCATACCAATACAATTCTCCTCCTCCTTATATCGAATCATTAGCTCCTGAATATGAATACtattctccttctccttctccttctccttacGGTGAAGAAGAACCCCTGGCTCCTGAATATGAATCAGACAACTCTCTTTCTCCTGAATAtgcttctcctcctcctccttatTTCGAAGCTATGGCTCCTGAAACTGAAGGCGATGGTTTCTACTCTCCGCTTGAAGCTCCTGTGCCCGCTCCATCCATGGCTATGGAATCGGACACTGATGAGTCTTCTCCAAAGCTCCCTCCTGCAACACCCTTCAGTTACAGTGCTGAAGATGATGCTGGGGTGTTTGAGCAAGAACCAGAAGTTTCTTCGCGTGGAAATGGAGGAACTCTGGCTGGGCTTATAATTGGTGGTGTTTGTATTATTGGGTTGGGAGCTTTGGTGTGCAAGAAGAGGAAGGATAAGAAGAGAAGCACACAGTACAAATACTTGGGTAAGCGAGAGGAGCTCGAGATATTCTAG